Proteins from a genomic interval of Paucidesulfovibrio longus DSM 6739:
- a CDS encoding TetR/AcrR family transcriptional regulator: MPIRKTKENLTDVVAVASEMFALQGYHQTTIASIAKKASVASGTVIYHFKSKNNLLFYIIWDLSNAIGNFMHGAAPFAARQDSAESVAAELIDLVLERRHQCVIAFKYFPEALANHEDSALLGSAFLSLRQSRARLGELLDAFKGGRADGAEDADTFVAILLGFVWLLLFADLDRAEVQAKLTMHLARLRNGPETARS, translated from the coding sequence ATGCCTATACGGAAAACAAAAGAAAATCTGACTGATGTCGTGGCCGTGGCGAGCGAAATGTTTGCGCTGCAAGGCTACCACCAGACGACCATCGCTTCCATCGCGAAAAAGGCCAGCGTCGCCAGCGGCACGGTCATCTACCATTTCAAGAGCAAGAACAATCTGTTGTTCTACATCATCTGGGATCTGAGCAACGCCATCGGCAATTTCATGCATGGGGCGGCTCCGTTTGCCGCGCGGCAGGACTCCGCTGAAAGCGTGGCTGCGGAGTTGATCGATCTCGTTCTCGAACGACGCCATCAGTGCGTCATCGCGTTCAAGTATTTCCCGGAAGCGCTTGCGAACCATGAGGACAGCGCGTTGCTCGGCTCCGCCTTCCTTTCGTTGCGCCAGAGCCGCGCCCGGCTCGGCGAGCTGCTGGACGCCTTCAAGGGAGGCAGGGCGGACGGGGCAGAAGACGCGGACACGTTCGTGGCGATTCTGTTGGGATTCGTCTGGTTGTTGCTTTTCGCGGACCTGGACCGGGCAGAGGTTCAGGCCAAGCTGACGATGCATCTTGCGCGGCTTCGGAATGGTCCGGAGACGGCGCGTTCTTGA
- a CDS encoding glycerate kinase type-2 family protein — protein sequence MPELTRKKNDLMHIVENAIGAVAPEAAMRRAVRRQGDMLAVAGREYDLSQFERVLILGAGKAAAPMTLALEDILGGRLAGGVVATKYGHGLQLGKVRIVESAHPVPDEAGQAAAQELLRAAGQAGEKDLVFLLLSGGASAIVPAPRAPVTLAHKQEATRLLLECGADINEINAVRKHLSLLKGGHLAGVLAPATVVTLIISDVVGDRLDVIGSGPTAPDESRFADCLAILDRYGLRDRVPAAVAELLEQGTEGRAPETRKVGDACFERVQNEIIASNVMALAGAAKAAQERGYVPTILTAAMQGEAREVARELVLAARNAGAALAAGDAPLCLLAGGETTVTIRGKGKGGRNQEMALAAGLALEEFPDCRGRVLVACVGTDGSDGPTDAAGALVLPDTLRLADAGGFCARTHLAENNAYEYFCGAGTILKTGPTRTNVMDVAALLVYPA from the coding sequence ATGCCCGAACTGACCCGCAAGAAGAACGACCTCATGCACATCGTCGAGAACGCCATCGGCGCGGTGGCGCCCGAGGCGGCCATGCGCCGCGCGGTCCGCAGGCAGGGCGACATGTTGGCTGTGGCGGGCAGGGAATACGACCTCTCGCAGTTCGAGCGCGTGTTGATCCTCGGCGCGGGCAAGGCCGCGGCCCCCATGACGCTGGCCCTGGAAGATATCCTGGGCGGACGGCTCGCGGGCGGCGTCGTCGCCACCAAGTACGGGCACGGCCTTCAGCTCGGCAAGGTCCGCATCGTGGAATCCGCGCACCCCGTGCCGGACGAGGCGGGCCAGGCCGCTGCCCAGGAATTGCTGCGGGCTGCGGGGCAGGCAGGAGAAAAGGATCTCGTGTTCCTGCTGCTCTCCGGCGGGGCCAGCGCCATCGTGCCTGCGCCGCGCGCGCCCGTCACCCTCGCCCACAAGCAGGAGGCGACCCGCCTGCTTCTGGAATGCGGTGCGGACATCAACGAAATCAACGCGGTGCGCAAGCACCTCTCTTTGCTCAAGGGCGGACATCTGGCCGGCGTCCTGGCTCCGGCCACCGTGGTGACCCTGATCATCTCCGACGTGGTGGGCGATCGGCTCGACGTGATCGGCTCCGGCCCCACGGCTCCGGACGAGTCCCGTTTTGCCGACTGTCTCGCCATTCTGGACCGCTACGGCCTGCGCGACCGCGTTCCTGCGGCCGTGGCCGAGCTGCTGGAGCAGGGCACCGAAGGCCGCGCGCCGGAAACGCGCAAGGTCGGGGACGCCTGTTTCGAGCGCGTGCAGAACGAGATCATCGCCAGCAACGTCATGGCGCTGGCTGGCGCGGCCAAAGCCGCGCAGGAGAGGGGCTATGTCCCCACGATCCTGACGGCGGCCATGCAGGGCGAAGCCCGCGAGGTGGCGCGCGAGCTGGTGCTTGCGGCGCGGAACGCCGGCGCGGCGCTGGCCGCCGGCGACGCTCCGCTCTGTCTGCTGGCGGGCGGCGAAACCACGGTGACCATTCGCGGCAAAGGCAAGGGCGGCCGCAACCAGGAGATGGCCTTGGCCGCGGGGCTGGCGTTGGAAGAGTTTCCGGATTGCCGGGGAAGGGTGCTGGTGGCCTGCGTGGGCACGGACGGCAGCGACGGCCCGACGGACGCGGCCGGGGCGCTCGTTCTCCCGGACACCCTGCGGCTCGCCGATGCCGGAGGATTCTGCGCCCGGACGCATCTGGCGGAAAACAATGCCTACGAATATTTCTGCGGCGCCGGGACCATCCTCAAAACCGGCCCCACCCGCACCAACGTGATGGACGTTGCCGCGCTGCTGGTCTATCCGGCCTGA
- a CDS encoding Rv0909 family putative TA system antitoxin yields MRYINKFICFVALLAFLGVGYGCEKEGPAEKAGKKIDQTLEQAGDSIEDVGDKEGPAEKAGKKIDQALEKAGDSIEDAGDKVEDAVNK; encoded by the coding sequence GTGAGATATATCAATAAATTCATATGCTTTGTTGCTCTGCTGGCCTTTCTTGGCGTTGGCTACGGCTGCGAAAAGGAAGGCCCGGCCGAAAAGGCTGGCAAAAAGATCGATCAGACCCTCGAACAGGCTGGCGACAGCATTGAGGACGTCGGCGATAAGGAAGGGCCGGCCGAAAAGGCTGGCAAAAAGATCGATCAGGCTCTCGAAAAGGCTGGCGACAGCATTGAGGACGCTGGCGATAAGGTGGAAGACGCCGTGAACAAATAG
- a CDS encoding DUF1328 domain-containing protein yields the protein MLSWSVVFFIIAILAGILGFGGISAAAVGIAKVLFFVFLIAFVISLIMGRRKPRI from the coding sequence ATGTTATCTTGGTCAGTGGTGTTTTTCATCATCGCAATATTAGCCGGAATTCTGGGCTTTGGCGGCATCTCAGCGGCTGCCGTCGGTATTGCGAAGGTATTGTTTTTTGTCTTTCTCATAGCGTTTGTGATCTCGCTGATCATGGGGAGACGCAAGCCGCGTATTTGA
- a CDS encoding sll1863 family stress response protein, translating into MSKRDEYVEKMKAKLDELNAEISRLEAKARESDSDLRIKFEDEMKKMKQRHSEAKAKLDEFQRAGKDAWQDLKIGLQGAWDSLDSAIKSANERFK; encoded by the coding sequence ATGTCAAAGCGCGACGAATATGTTGAGAAGATGAAAGCCAAGCTGGATGAGCTCAACGCCGAGATATCGCGTCTGGAAGCCAAGGCCAGGGAATCGGATTCCGACCTTCGAATCAAGTTCGAAGATGAGATGAAAAAAATGAAGCAACGCCACTCGGAAGCGAAAGCCAAGCTCGACGAGTTTCAGCGGGCAGGCAAGGACGCATGGCAGGATCTGAAGATCGGCCTCCAAGGCGCATGGGACAGCCTTGACAGCGCCATCAAATCCGCCAACGAGCGTTTCAAGTAA
- a CDS encoding tyrosine-type recombinase/integrase, which translates to MPKWIKTQFPGVRFREHPTRKHGRQPDRYYVITYKIDGKTKDEAIGWASEGVKPSDCHTIYCELKDNRRKGEGPRTLAEKRGLDLRHREAEKKRSVTLGEYWTSTYFPFAKQRKGERSWNREESLYRMWIAPSLEAVPLREIDLQQWDDFVRILDDADLSQRSKEYATGTLRRILKHAYERRIISQPPPSGKRIGVTAPRDNRRLRVIRSDEMRSIFEELAAHDPNAHKLTLFAWLTGCRLGEAGKLQWKDVDLASRHLTFRDTKNKDSRTIGLEGELLELLSGITEQKPTNHVFASAQGIPYTETPSAFRTTVERLGLNEGRTKKDRLVFHSIRHTVATELAKSLNPRDLMEVMGWRTVEVAMRYVHGNESAKRNALASLGNVLGGSKGKIVPFKSVG; encoded by the coding sequence ATGCCCAAGTGGATCAAAACCCAATTCCCCGGCGTGAGGTTTCGCGAACACCCAACGCGCAAGCACGGACGCCAGCCCGACCGCTATTACGTCATCACGTACAAAATCGACGGGAAGACCAAGGACGAGGCCATCGGCTGGGCCAGCGAGGGAGTGAAGCCTTCGGACTGCCACACCATCTATTGCGAGTTGAAGGACAACCGCCGCAAGGGAGAAGGTCCGCGCACCCTTGCCGAAAAACGCGGCCTGGACCTTCGCCACCGGGAGGCGGAAAAGAAACGCTCCGTGACCCTGGGCGAATACTGGACCTCGACGTATTTCCCCTTCGCCAAACAGCGCAAGGGAGAGCGCTCCTGGAATCGGGAGGAGAGCCTGTACCGCATGTGGATCGCCCCCTCGCTTGAGGCCGTTCCTCTCCGAGAAATCGACTTGCAGCAATGGGACGATTTCGTGCGAATCCTCGACGACGCTGACTTGTCCCAGCGCAGCAAGGAGTATGCGACCGGAACCCTTCGGCGTATCCTCAAGCACGCCTACGAGAGGCGGATCATCAGCCAGCCCCCACCTTCGGGCAAACGCATCGGCGTCACGGCCCCTCGCGACAATCGCCGACTCCGCGTCATCCGGTCCGACGAGATGCGGAGCATCTTCGAAGAGCTTGCGGCCCATGATCCAAACGCCCACAAGCTGACCCTGTTCGCATGGCTCACCGGATGCCGCCTCGGCGAAGCGGGCAAGCTGCAATGGAAGGACGTAGACCTCGCATCCAGGCACTTGACATTCCGTGACACCAAGAACAAGGACTCCCGAACCATAGGGCTCGAAGGCGAACTGCTCGAACTTCTTTCAGGCATCACCGAGCAGAAGCCCACGAACCATGTTTTCGCTTCGGCCCAAGGCATCCCCTACACGGAGACGCCTTCCGCATTTCGAACCACGGTGGAGCGCCTGGGGCTGAATGAAGGCCGCACCAAGAAGGACCGTCTGGTATTCCATTCGATCCGTCACACAGTGGCGACCGAACTCGCCAAGAGCCTGAACCCTCGCGACCTCATGGAGGTCATGGGCTGGCGCACGGTCGAAGTCGCCATGCGCTACGTCCACGGAAACGAGTCCGCCAAGCGAAACGCCCTTGCCAGCCTCGGAAATGTTCTGGGCGGCTCCAAGGGCAAGATCGTCCCGTTCAAAAGCGTGGGCTGA
- a CDS encoding patatin-like phospholipase family protein, which produces MSPKTHSSLSHVTSRVGLALGSGSARGLAHIGVIRALQEVGIQIDFIAGTSIGALIGAVHASGKLDDLEKDYLNFDWKRIATFFDVVFPKSGLIDGTKVEAMVRAHVHGDLIEKLPIPFCAVATDIQTGAEVDISAGDITKAVRASIAVPGIFTPQRHAGRILVDGGLCNPVPVSAARMLGADIVIAVDLNHDIVSGKNAPPPQTPCETKSRSSKAAPDRPSGKTKRYQQSIQDVSAWLMARKAPGADQIARWASPKDPLPNIFEVLLASINIMETQVTRSRLATDRPDILIQPPLGHYRFLDFDKAKDIIDIGHATTRKALARSKLLFES; this is translated from the coding sequence TTGTCCCCCAAGACACATTCGTCCCTTTCTCACGTCACATCCCGGGTTGGATTAGCTTTGGGCAGTGGCTCGGCCCGCGGGCTAGCACATATCGGCGTGATAAGGGCCCTTCAAGAAGTCGGAATCCAGATTGATTTCATTGCAGGGACCAGCATTGGCGCACTGATCGGGGCTGTCCATGCATCCGGCAAGCTGGACGATCTCGAAAAGGATTACTTGAATTTTGACTGGAAACGCATCGCCACATTTTTCGATGTGGTATTTCCAAAATCCGGCCTGATTGATGGGACAAAAGTAGAAGCCATGGTGCGAGCCCACGTTCATGGGGATCTCATCGAAAAGCTCCCCATTCCTTTTTGCGCAGTGGCTACCGACATCCAGACAGGTGCGGAGGTCGATATCAGTGCGGGGGACATCACAAAGGCCGTCCGAGCAAGCATAGCCGTCCCCGGCATATTCACACCTCAGCGTCACGCTGGCCGCATACTTGTGGATGGCGGCCTGTGCAATCCCGTCCCTGTGAGTGCCGCTCGGATGTTGGGTGCGGATATAGTAATCGCTGTGGACTTGAACCACGACATCGTTTCCGGGAAAAACGCGCCTCCTCCTCAGACACCATGCGAAACAAAGAGCCGCTCGAGTAAGGCTGCTCCGGATCGACCTTCAGGGAAAACGAAACGCTACCAGCAGTCAATACAAGACGTATCAGCTTGGCTGATGGCCAGAAAGGCACCTGGAGCTGACCAAATAGCCCGCTGGGCATCTCCTAAGGACCCACTCCCAAACATTTTTGAAGTACTGCTTGCCTCAATCAATATTATGGAAACGCAAGTCACCCGTTCACGACTGGCTACAGACCGACCAGACATCCTTATCCAACCGCCTCTGGGACATTACCGATTTCTGGACTTCGACAAGGCCAAAGACATCATTGACATAGGACATGCCACAACCCGAAAAGCTTTGGCTCGCTCGAAACTCCTCTTCGAATCCTGA
- a CDS encoding TetR/AcrR family transcriptional regulator — MGTSNTREFILESASRLFATAGYSAVSMRDVASESGVTPANLYHYFKDKEDLVRESLAFVFTDKTNPIEEIMKSPGDPAKRMERFLLWFSWLLMEDVIFSKLLFRELLDGDGSRLKYLAENVFQSPFSILVQLIDDYFETSDPVFVAVSIVGALLGHCQLSGMVSYLKEGKPERISPEAITRQIMMELQFKVRATNKSVGRSENA; from the coding sequence ATGGGCACTTCAAACACCCGTGAATTTATTCTTGAAAGCGCTTCACGTCTGTTCGCGACCGCAGGGTATTCCGCTGTTTCCATGCGGGATGTGGCGAGTGAATCCGGCGTCACACCGGCAAATTTATACCATTACTTTAAAGACAAAGAAGATCTTGTGCGTGAATCCCTCGCCTTTGTCTTCACCGACAAAACCAATCCCATAGAAGAAATCATGAAGAGTCCCGGTGACCCTGCCAAGCGCATGGAGCGCTTCCTTCTCTGGTTCTCATGGCTTCTCATGGAAGACGTTATTTTTTCAAAACTGCTTTTCCGAGAGCTTCTGGATGGCGACGGCAGCCGTCTTAAGTATCTGGCAGAAAACGTATTCCAATCCCCCTTCAGCATTCTTGTCCAACTGATTGACGACTACTTCGAGACCTCTGATCCGGTCTTTGTTGCGGTCTCCATTGTTGGAGCGTTGTTGGGACACTGCCAGCTGTCCGGGATGGTGAGCTATCTCAAAGAAGGAAAGCCTGAGCGGATCAGCCCTGAAGCAATCACACGCCAGATCATGATGGAATTGCAGTTCAAGGTGCGCGCAACGAATAAAAGTGTAGGAAGGAGCGAGAATGCCTAG
- a CDS encoding efflux RND transporter periplasmic adaptor subunit — translation MPSIRAKKPLLTGSVLLLATLLVAGCGSSNKSEETLPTLVRGVQTHVASALTVPRGCNLPGTVVSDDRIELSSRVVGFIESLEVREGQSVKEGDLLVKIDSTDIEENIRQNAASLTATAQELQDAKRDVVRYEKLVQTGAIAPDTLTKAKVKRDVAQAAYDKATAALTSARSERLYAEIRSPVDGVVIRRYKQRGDMATAGAVILTIESRSKLLFRVYAPESKVAQLTQGMTTAISIDALPGRSISGTIERIVPSGDTTTRRYQVDIALPTDADLLPGMFGRAEIVLNHEQVLAIPNSARVIRGGLEGVFVLDNADIAHFRWLRFGRVHDAFIEVGAGLTLGETILLKADGRIRDGVQIVAASRENAQ, via the coding sequence ATGCCTAGCATACGCGCGAAAAAGCCTCTGCTCACAGGCAGTGTTCTTCTCTTGGCAACCCTTCTAGTCGCAGGTTGCGGTTCTTCGAACAAAAGCGAGGAGACCCTCCCGACACTCGTGCGAGGTGTTCAAACCCACGTTGCTTCGGCGCTTACGGTCCCGAGAGGATGCAATCTGCCTGGCACGGTCGTTTCCGATGATCGCATCGAACTTTCTTCCCGAGTTGTCGGGTTTATTGAAAGCCTTGAGGTTCGCGAAGGGCAGTCGGTGAAGGAAGGCGACTTGCTCGTCAAAATCGACTCCACGGACATTGAGGAAAACATCCGGCAAAACGCCGCTTCACTCACTGCGACGGCTCAGGAACTGCAAGATGCAAAGCGCGACGTCGTGCGCTATGAAAAGTTGGTCCAGACCGGCGCTATTGCCCCAGATACCCTGACCAAGGCGAAAGTAAAACGCGACGTGGCCCAAGCGGCATACGACAAAGCCACAGCAGCCCTTACTTCGGCTCGCTCCGAAAGACTTTATGCGGAAATTCGCAGCCCCGTGGATGGCGTCGTCATCAGACGCTACAAGCAACGCGGCGACATGGCGACGGCGGGAGCCGTCATCCTCACCATAGAATCGCGCAGCAAGCTCCTTTTCCGCGTCTACGCGCCAGAAAGCAAGGTGGCGCAACTGACGCAAGGCATGACGACGGCGATCAGCATTGATGCACTGCCCGGCAGAAGCATCTCTGGCACAATTGAACGCATAGTTCCGTCGGGTGATACTACTACCCGCCGCTATCAAGTGGACATTGCGCTTCCAACGGACGCCGACCTACTGCCGGGAATGTTTGGACGAGCCGAAATCGTCCTCAATCATGAGCAAGTGCTGGCAATCCCGAATTCTGCGCGCGTAATCCGAGGCGGTCTGGAAGGTGTTTTCGTTCTGGACAATGCCGACATCGCGCATTTCCGCTGGCTTCGTTTCGGACGGGTGCATGACGCATTTATTGAAGTCGGCGCGGGCCTTACTCTAGGCGAAACCATCCTGCTGAAGGCTGACGGCCGGATTCGGGATGGGGTCCAGATTGTCGCGGCATCGCGGGAGAACGCGCAATGA
- a CDS encoding efflux RND transporter permease subunit yields MKRERLNLAGVLAKSFITSKLTVIIILAVALLGVTALLLTPREENPQIVVPSAQVSVRLPGASASEVENLIIIPLEGILSEMKGVDHTFSVANNSVGVITVQFKPGQPKEESLVKLYDRVLASQAVLPADASTPHVRSLDVDDVPIVTITLASRSLDDYALKRLADRMSERLRSLNDVSVVSVYGGRTREIDIKLDPERLEAFGITLNQFYAALNASNISIPLEKTIRDGEAKGVKLEEFLASADEVRSQVVGVHAGRPIYVSDIAQVTDGPTDEVETFSRFSFGPADPHSRSSQAGGMPAVTIAVAKKKGTNAVEVAHSVLDRVERIRQSMLPSEVDVVITRNDGKKADDAVNVLVEHLFIAVGTVALILVFSLGWREAAIVCVTVPMTLCTALAADLAGGVTINRITLYSLILSLGLLVDASIVVIENIHRRCSGIPSAQRSGHIISATNEIGNATNLATLAIALVFGSMILLTGMGGQYFFPVTYNLPIVMIASVVIAYIVTPWAANRWLHHESNHTSSEKTGILERTYNALFLPLQQNRKAKLVLLGIVIVGFSMSMLQGTWQFIRPSGFGGPTSLFGVALGFLPKDNKNTFNIIADMPENTPVEDTNRLVRDIEDILATCPNVLNYQSWLGKAGVPDFNSLQQGTADRTGGYVGEIRVNLLDKHSRSISSIQIVQELRKQLRPIRQRYPGCKIRLVEDPPGPPLRAMVLAEVYGPDQEQLRSMAGNVYSEFAKTYDMVDLSTSEPVDVAEHRIVIDKEKAALSGVSVQRIALNLQLVFGGALVSRAHPDDEKEPVDIRVMVPRSHEIDPTRLDRVFIDNDQGNPIPLSELVTVRLEEMDRPIFHKDNERVSYVGGELSGSVPLNAVLDLNHRLKGMPTSDGGLLRTGNLTAYPEAPDTIDGYQLLWDGEMRLTLDIYRDMTIALAMALTLVFLLLVAYYKSFRVPIIAMCAIPLGLIGLFPGHWLLGADFSATSMVGIIALSGVVIRNSLLIIDFVRANQAHGMNLEEAIRKAGAVRLRPIILTTLAIVMGSLIMIPDPVFGGLAITLIFGSVTSAAFTVFVVPLLYQIYAKSIADSSATEHA; encoded by the coding sequence ATGAAACGCGAACGATTGAATCTTGCCGGAGTGCTGGCGAAAAGCTTCATCACTTCAAAGCTCACGGTCATCATCATCCTGGCGGTGGCTCTGCTGGGTGTTACCGCCCTGCTGCTCACGCCCCGCGAAGAAAATCCCCAGATAGTCGTTCCGAGCGCGCAGGTATCCGTCAGGCTACCCGGCGCATCGGCCTCGGAAGTCGAAAACCTGATCATCATCCCCCTCGAAGGCATTCTCAGCGAGATGAAGGGGGTCGATCACACTTTTAGCGTCGCAAACAACTCCGTGGGAGTGATCACCGTACAGTTCAAGCCTGGCCAGCCCAAGGAAGAATCGCTGGTCAAGCTGTATGACCGGGTGCTTGCAAGCCAAGCCGTGCTTCCGGCTGATGCGAGTACACCGCACGTACGTTCTCTTGATGTAGACGATGTTCCCATCGTGACCATCACCCTGGCCTCGCGAAGTCTCGACGACTATGCACTCAAGCGTCTGGCCGACCGAATGTCGGAACGGCTGCGCAGCCTGAACGATGTCTCCGTTGTATCGGTCTACGGTGGACGAACCAGGGAAATCGACATCAAACTTGATCCAGAACGTCTCGAAGCCTTCGGCATCACCCTAAATCAGTTCTACGCCGCCCTTAACGCGAGCAACATCTCCATCCCGCTTGAAAAAACCATCCGGGACGGCGAGGCAAAAGGAGTAAAGCTCGAGGAATTCCTTGCTTCCGCCGATGAAGTTCGCAGTCAGGTGGTTGGAGTGCATGCGGGAAGGCCAATCTATGTCAGCGACATCGCGCAGGTAACCGATGGCCCAACCGATGAAGTGGAAACATTCAGTCGATTCAGTTTCGGTCCTGCGGATCCCCATTCGCGGTCGTCCCAAGCAGGAGGAATGCCAGCCGTCACCATCGCCGTGGCCAAGAAGAAAGGCACCAACGCCGTCGAAGTCGCTCACAGCGTGCTCGACCGGGTGGAACGCATTCGACAGAGCATGCTCCCAAGTGAAGTGGATGTGGTCATTACTCGCAACGACGGCAAGAAGGCTGACGACGCCGTCAACGTGTTGGTCGAGCATCTTTTCATTGCCGTGGGCACTGTGGCCTTGATCCTCGTCTTCTCTCTTGGCTGGCGCGAAGCTGCCATCGTCTGCGTAACGGTGCCGATGACTCTTTGCACCGCCCTTGCAGCAGACCTCGCTGGCGGGGTGACCATCAACCGCATTACCCTTTACTCCTTGATCCTGTCTCTTGGCCTTCTGGTGGACGCTTCCATCGTGGTCATCGAGAATATCCATCGACGCTGCTCAGGCATACCTTCCGCCCAGCGGAGCGGGCACATAATTTCGGCGACGAATGAAATCGGCAACGCAACGAACCTTGCAACGCTTGCCATTGCGCTGGTCTTCGGCTCCATGATCCTGCTTACCGGAATGGGAGGGCAGTACTTTTTCCCGGTCACCTACAACCTCCCAATCGTCATGATTGCATCGGTAGTCATTGCCTACATCGTCACGCCATGGGCCGCGAATCGCTGGCTACATCACGAAAGCAACCATACCTCCTCGGAGAAGACCGGAATCCTTGAGCGCACCTACAATGCATTGTTCCTTCCTCTCCAGCAAAACAGGAAGGCCAAGCTGGTGCTATTAGGCATAGTCATTGTCGGATTCAGTATGTCCATGCTTCAAGGGACGTGGCAGTTCATACGCCCGTCAGGTTTCGGCGGGCCGACATCGCTGTTCGGAGTGGCTCTTGGCTTTCTGCCCAAGGACAACAAGAACACGTTCAACATAATTGCCGACATGCCGGAAAACACCCCTGTCGAGGACACGAATAGACTCGTCAGAGACATTGAGGATATCCTCGCAACCTGCCCCAATGTGCTCAACTATCAAAGCTGGCTTGGCAAGGCCGGAGTACCGGACTTCAATTCCCTGCAACAGGGCACCGCTGATAGAACGGGCGGATATGTTGGTGAAATCAGAGTCAATCTTCTTGACAAGCATTCCCGCAGCATTTCCTCTATCCAAATAGTCCAGGAGCTGCGCAAGCAACTCCGGCCAATCCGGCAGCGCTATCCGGGCTGCAAGATACGGCTCGTGGAGGATCCTCCGGGCCCGCCCTTGCGGGCCATGGTCCTGGCTGAAGTCTACGGCCCCGATCAGGAGCAGCTCCGTTCCATGGCTGGCAATGTCTATAGCGAGTTTGCCAAGACATACGACATGGTCGACCTCTCTACCTCCGAACCGGTGGACGTAGCGGAACATCGTATCGTCATCGACAAAGAGAAGGCCGCACTTTCTGGGGTTTCCGTGCAGCGCATAGCTCTGAACCTACAGCTGGTGTTCGGAGGCGCGCTGGTCAGCCGCGCCCATCCTGACGACGAAAAAGAACCTGTGGATATTCGTGTCATGGTACCTCGAAGTCATGAAATCGACCCGACGCGACTGGACCGGGTATTCATCGACAACGATCAAGGCAACCCCATTCCCCTCTCTGAATTGGTGACGGTAAGACTGGAGGAGATGGATCGCCCGATTTTCCACAAGGACAACGAACGGGTGAGCTATGTGGGCGGAGAGCTTTCCGGATCGGTACCTCTCAATGCCGTCCTCGATCTCAATCATCGTCTTAAAGGGATGCCCACTTCAGATGGCGGTCTGTTGCGGACGGGAAACCTTACGGCCTATCCGGAAGCTCCAGACACGATAGACGGATACCAGCTTTTATGGGACGGCGAGATGCGTCTGACTCTGGACATCTATCGAGACATGACGATCGCCCTCGCTATGGCGCTCACGCTCGTGTTCCTGCTGCTTGTTGCGTACTATAAATCGTTTCGGGTGCCGATCATCGCCATGTGCGCCATTCCGTTGGGACTTATCGGCCTCTTTCCCGGTCATTGGCTTTTGGGCGCGGACTTCTCGGCAACATCCATGGTCGGCATTATTGCGCTGTCGGGTGTCGTTATCCGTAACTCGTTGCTCATCATCGATTTCGTCCGCGCAAACCAAGCTCATGGAATGAATTTGGAGGAAGCCATTCGTAAGGCGGGAGCCGTGCGATTGAGACCCATTATCCTTACGACACTGGCCATTGTCATGGGATCCTTGATCATGATTCCAGACCCCGTATTCGGAGGGTTGGCCATCACCCTTATTTTTGGTTCCGTAACATCTGCAGCCTTTACCGTCTTCGTTGTGCCGCTATTATACCAGATATACGCAAAAAGTATTGCGGACAGCAGCGCAACTGAGCACGCATAA